TTGGTGATAACAGCCAACTTACCGAGCGCCAGAAATGGAGCCTTGCGCGTGATGCCTTCGACAAAGCGCAAGCGGAAGAGAAGCGGAAGGACAACGAAGCTGCGGCCTACTACTATGAGGTTGCTCTCGAACTGTTAGGCAGTTTGGACATGGCCTCGATTGAAGTGCCGACCCGGCGTGTCCTGGATTTGCAAAGCAAGGTTCTCAAGAAGTACAACTCGTTCCTTGCGTCCATCGACAATCTGCCTTCTACCGCCGGCCCGGTGGCGATTCTGGAATCGTCCGCACCGTCCGATGAGGCCGATACCGAGAGTCTGCCCGAAAAGCCTGCTCCGGATCTGATTGCCCCGCAGGCGACCCTTCGTCCGGACCGGACTCAGCTTCCGAACGTCCCCATGACGATGAATGCCGCGGTAGCCGGGCAAATCACGTTCTTCATGAATCGTGGCCGTAAGGTTATGATGAAGTGGATGGAACGTGCTGCCTATATGTTCCCGCGTCTGCGGCCAATCATGGCCGAAGAGGGCATCCCGCAGGAAGTTCTGTTTTTGGCGATGATCGAATCGGGATTGAATCCCCGAGCGTATTCGTATGCGCACGCGGCCGGTGTCTGGCAGTTCATTCCGTCCAGTGGCCGGATTTATGGTCTCGACGTGGGCCGTCTGTATGATGAGCGCATGCACGTGGAAGAGTCCACTCGCGCGGCCTGCCAGTATCTGCGCAAGCTCTACGATGAGTTCGGCGATTGGTATCTGGCATTTGCGGCTTACAATTGCGGCGAATTGCGCGTGGAGCGTGAGATCGCCCACAGTCGGACGCGCGACTATTTTGGTTTGAAGAAGCTGCCGGCTCAGACCCGCAGCTATGTTCCGGCTTATCTAGCCACGCGAGCCATTTGCGAGAATCCCGGCCAGTACGGGTTTCCTCCCTTAAGTCCTGAGACTCCGTATGGCGGTGTGGACGTGTGGGTGAATGGAAGCTATCGGCTGGATCATGTCGCTCAGGCCGCCGGAGTGGATCCGGAAACTGTGGCGGATCTCAACCCGGAGTTTGTGCAGGGTGTGACGCCGTCAGGCTCTCCGGTGCGCGTCCGTCTGCCCCGTAAGGCGGACAAAGATTTTGAAAGTCGCCTGGCTGCGCTGCCCCGCACCGTGATTCCGGAGACCGGAGTTCACAAGGTGCGTCGCGGCGAAACGCTGGCGGAAATTGCGCAACTCTACGACACGACGCCGAACGCGATTCGTACGCTGTCGGAAAATCGCAAGGTGAATTTCAAGAAGTTGCGCGGCGGTATGCAACTGGCCGTTCCGCTGGGACAGAAGGTCGAACCGAAGGTGGAGCCTTCGCAGATCGCGGCGGCAGACGTATCGAAGAGCGCGGCAGCACCGAAGACGGCAGCGCCGGCACCGGTCTCCAAGACGGATACGGGCGAAGCCAGGACCGTTGCGGCGGTGAACACGAACGCACCGGCGAACCACGAGATTATCTATACGGTTCATAAGGGCGAGAGCATCGGCCAGATCAGCCGCCAATTGGGCGTGTCGGTCGATGAAATCGTGAGCCAGAACCATATTTCGAATCCGAATAAGGTGCTGCCGGGCAGCAAACTGAAGATCATGATTCAGGGTGCGCCGGAAGTGGCTCAGACGCCGGAGCCGGCTCCGAAGGCCGAGGCCAGCGCGGCGAAGAAAGTTGACTCGAAGCGATTCACGCACACCGTCCAGCCGGGGGACACCGTTTGGTCCATCGCGCGGACGTACGGACAGGATCCGCACAAAATCTTACATTGGAATGGCCTGACCCGCGAAAGTACCCTATATCCCGGTCAGGAACTTATTATTAACCAATAAACCTGAATACCCCGCGGTAATGGTGCGGGGTGGTGCGGGCCGCCACGATCGGACATACAGTGAGCAGACAACAGGGTTCCCGCTGCGGCAGGATGGAGGGCATATCCATGACCAAGCAGGATCTGGTTGATCGCCTGTCCAATGAGATCGGCATGCCGAAGCTCGAAGTCCAGACGGTAGTCGACGGGCTACTCAGTCTGGTAATGGATTCGGTTGCCAGTGGACAGCGGGTGGAATTGCGCAGGTTCGGCGTGTGGAAACCGGTGAACCGCAAAGGCAGGAAAGTACGGACGCCGGGTGGCATACACGAAATTGACGTTCCGGACAGACCCTCCGTTGTCTTCGTCCCATCCACAGAGTTTCGCGCGCGGGTGAGCGACCTCAAGTTTGAGGAAGCAGGGACTGTATAGCGCGTCCGAGTTTCAGACTCATTTCGATCCTATTTCGATAAATAACAATCAACCCAGGCCGCTTCGTTATGTGATGGAGCGTTGCCGGAAGGAGAACGCCTTTTGCCCTGTGGAAAGAAGCGCAAGCGCCACAAGATGTCCACTCACAAGCGCAAGAAGCGCCTGCGCAAGAATCGTCACAAGAAGAAAATTCGTTAGTTCTGCGGCACGGTGGTTCGTACCACAGACTGAAAGCTGCCGCTGTGGTTGCCGGACGGGCCTTGTTTCGATGAGGCCCTTCCGTTTTTGTACACGTCACGTTTTGCACGGATCTTAACCGCCCGGTTGCCGGGCGGTTCCCACCCAAAGCTATGTCCCAGCAGGAAAAGATCTATACCGTCACTCAAATTACCCGGGAAATCAAACGGGTAATTCACGAAGGCTTTGGAGCCTTGTGGGTGGAAGGCGAGATCTCCGGCTATAAACGCCACACGTCAGGACACCATTATTTCACCTTGAAGGATGGCGCCTCACAGATGTCCTGTGCGATGTGGAAGATGAGTGCGGGGTGGCTGACCTTTCAGCCACAAGACGGGATGAAAGTGCAGGTGTGGGGCAACCTTGAGGTCTATGAGCCTGCGGGACGCTATCAGCTCATTGCGCTGCAGATGCGGCCATCCGGTGTGGGTGAACTGCAGAGAGCCTTTGAGGTGCTTGTGCAGAAGCTTCGCGCCGAGGGGCTGTTCGAATTGGAACGCAAACGGCCTTTGCCTCCGTATCCGGAGACCATAGGCCTGATCACCTCGGCAGATGGCGCGGCCCTCCACGATATGCGCACCGTGGCGGCCCGCCGTTGGCCTGGCGTCCAGCTTGTGCTGGCGCCGGTCAAAGTGCAGGGGACAGGAGCCGCGCAGGAAATTGCCTCCGCTATTCGCGCCTTCAACCGTGAAGGTCTGGCCGATGTGCTGGTGGTGGGGCGGGGAGGCGGTTCCCTTGAAGACTTGTGGGCCTTCAATGAAGAAATCGTCGCCCGGGCGATTTTCGAATCCCGAATTCCCGTGGTTTCCGCTGTGGGACATGAAGTGGACTTCACGGTAGCCGACTTAGTGGCGGATGTCCGCGCGCCCACGCCTTCGGCAGCCATGGAACTGGTGCTCCCGGACTGTCAGGATGTGGCGGACTATGTCGCCGAGTTGAAGCGACGGCTGGCATCGCGGCGGGTGGAGCAATTGCGCAGTCTCCGCCAGAGGCTTGACGCCCTTTCACGGCACTGGGCCTTGCGTCAGCCGGTGAATCTGGTGCATGCGAATACCCAGCGGCTGGATGATTTGCACTCCCGGCTGGAGGCTGCCTCGTCACGGTTGCTGAAAGACAAACAACATTCGCTGGAACGCGTCCGCGAACTCTTGACTCTTTTCCATCCGCAAGCTATACTGGAGAGAGGGTATGCGGTCGTACGGGACGGGGATGGACAGTATGTGCGGGACGTGCGGGCGCTGACTCCGGGCGCAGGAGTTTCGATCTTTTTTGCCCGTGGCCGGGCCGACGCGCAGATCCAGCACATTCACGATAACGGGAATCTTGATGAGCCCCACTGAGTCGCAAAAGAACGAGGCCGGACAGCCGCCGTCGTTTGAAGCCGCTTTAGAGCGGCTGGAGAAGCTGGTGTCTAATCTCGAATCCGGAGACGTGCCGCTCGAGCAGTCGCTCCAAGCCTTCGAGGAAGGACAGCGTTTGATCAAATTCTGTGAACAGAAACTCCAGACGGCAGAGCGGGCGCTCAAGCAGCTCGCCAAAGAGGCCGATGAGGCTTTGGGCCGCTCTGATGACCGTCCGGCAACGTCGTAACCTGGCACTGGAACGCCGCACATGATCCTCGGAATCATGGGCAACCTCCGCAAGCCCACCTTCCGCAAATCCCTGCCGACCGTTGTCGCCGAACTGCGCAAGCGCAAGGCCTCGTTTGTCATGGATGAAGCGGCCTCCAACGGTCTGAACCTCTCCTCCTCTGAAATCCTTCCTGCTTCGCAGCTTGCCGACAGGGCCACGCTGATATTGAGCTTTGGCGGCGACGGCACTCTGCTGCGCACCGCACGTACGGTCGGAGATCGCCGCATTCCGATTCTGGGGGTAAACCTCGGACCGGGACTGGGGTATTTGACCGAGCTGGGCCTCGACGAGTTCTACACCTCGATGGATCTGATTCTCGACGAGAAATTCCGGACGGAAGAGCGGATGATGCTGCAGGCAGAGATGAACGGCGGTGCGCCGCCGATCGTCACGGCGCTGAATGACATCACCGTCGGCCACTCGCAGATTTCGCGGACGACCCAGCTTCAGGTGATCATAGACGGCAAGCCCGTCACCACCTACCGCTGCGACGGATTGATCGTCGCCACGCCTACCGGGTCCACGGCGTACAGCCTTTCGGCGGGCGGACCGATTCTCGAGCCGACACTCAGCGTGATGATCGTCACTCCGATTAGCCCGCACACGCTGACGATGCGGCCGGTGGTGATTTCGGCGAACCGCACCCTGGAAATTCGCGCAGGCGAGAGTTCGGTGCTGGCGGCAGACGGCGAAAATGTGAAGTCGCTGAAGAGCGGAGACGTGATCCGCGTCAGCCGCGCGCCCTACACCACGGTGATTGCCAGTGTAACGGGACACGATTTCTATCACGTGCTGCGCGCCAAGCTGAAGTGGGGCACCGCCCAGCTTGAACCCTAAGAGATAATCACCCCCATCCCCCCGGCCCCCCGCCTTCGTCGAGGTCTAAGGACTTTCCCCATGAAATAGGGAAAGGGGGAGCTGATGAAGCAGATAGCGTTGACCAAGAGAAATTATGGGCCTTTTCGATAAAGTAAAGCAAGCTTTCAAGAAAACCCGGGAAGTGCTGGGCGATAAGATCGCCGCGGTCTTCAGTTCGGGGCGGAAGCTTGATGCGCAGTTGCTGGCGGAACTTGAGGATGTGCTGCTGGCCTCGGATGTCGGCGTGGAAACGACCGGCGAACTGCTGGCCGGGCTGAAAGAGGCGGGGCGCGAAGATGGCGGCAAGACGGCCCCGGACGTGCTGCTTCGGCAGCAAATTGTCCGCCTGCTGGAGCAGGCGGAAGGCAGCGCTCCTCCCATGCAGTCTCCGCATGTCATGCTGGTGGTGGGCGTCAACGGCACCGGCAAGACCACGACAATCGGTAAGTTGGCCCATTTCTACAAGAATCAGGGCAAATCCGTAGTGCTGGCGGCGGCGGATACCTTCCGCGCCGCGGCGATTGAACAGCTTCAGATCTGGGGAGAGCGGTCCGGGGTTAAGGTGATCGCAGGTTCGATGAATGCCGACTCGGCGGCGGTGGCTTTCGATGCGCTGGACGCGGCTTTGAGCCGCAGCGCGGATGTGTTGCTGATCGATACCGCTGGACGCCTGCATAACAAAGTTAACCTCATGAAGGAACTGGAAAAGGTTTCCCGCGTCTTAAAGAAGAAAGTACCGACAGCACCGCACGAAGTACTTCTTGTTTTGGATGCCACAACGGGACAGAATGGCTTGAATCAAGCTCTGGAATTCACGCGTGTGGCTCCAGTGACCGGGTTAGTGCTTACTAAGATCGATGGCACCGCCAAGGGAGGTGTCATTCTCTCTATTTCCAAACGGCTGGGAATTCCGATCCGCTATGTGGGATTTGGTGAAGGGATGGAAGATCTGGCGCCGTTCAGTGCAGAGAAATTCGCCGAAGGCCTACTGGGTGATTTTGCGCAAACTGCGGCGGGCCAGTGAAACTCAGCGAACCGACACCACTTGCCCTCGATGCATCGGGATTGCGCTTTGCGATTGTCGTGGCGCGGTTCAATGAAACCGTCACGCGGGCGCTACTGGACGGCGCGGTGAGCGCGCTGAAGGAGCGGGGAGCTAAAGAAGATCAAATTGAAGTCGCATGGGTGCCGGGAGCCTTCGAACTGCCGCTGGTAGCGCAGGTTCAGGCCAACCGGTTCGATATTTCAGCGGTGATTTGCCTCGGGGCGGTGATCCGTGGGGAGACGCCGCACTTTGAGTATGTCAGTCACGCGGCAGCGACAGGAATTTTGCGCGTAAGCCTGGAATCCGGCAAGCCAGTGGCCTTCGGAGTGCTGACGACGGATACTCCGGAACAGGCGTATGAACGTGCCGGTGGCAAGGTAGGGAATAAGGGAGCGGATGCGGCGCTGACCGCGCTGGAAATGGTTCACCTGCTCACGCGGCTGGAGGACACGGCAACACCTTTGTGAGTGCTTTCAGAGTCCCTTCCTTCTGCCGAGTGATGAGGAGCACATTGTTATGAAGTACACAGTTCTGGCGCTTCTGTGCCTGCTGCCGGCCTTACTGTTCGCGCAGGCTTTTCAGTGGACAACGTTCACCTCCACGTCCAACGTGGTGGATATGGTGGTGTCGCAGGGCAAAGTCTGGACGGCGACCTCGGGTGGCCTGGCCGGTTATGATCCGGTTTCAGGAACATTCGATCTCTATACCAATACGCGCGGCCTGGCGATGAACGAATGCGTGGCTGTGGGGACGGATGCGCGCGGCTTTGTCTGGGCGGGCTTGGGCGATGCGCGGATCACGCGCATTAATCCGACGACCCATGACGTGCGGCAGGTGGTAGATCTGGCCAATGACGTCTTCGAAATCAACGCGATTCTTCCCGTCGGCGATGAGGTTTTTGTCGCGGCCAACAACGGCATCTACCGCTTTGCCTATTACCGGGTGGTGGATGATTACCGCGTGCTTGAGGCCATAAAGGTTTTGGGGACGTTTCCGGGAGAGACGCGCGTCACGTCACTCGCGGTGTCGGGCGGCTATCTCTATGCGGGAACCGCTTCCGGGCTGGCGCGTGTGTCCCTCAGCCTGCCGCAACTGAATGCGCCGGCGGCCTGGACCACCTTCACCCACGAGAACAGTTCGCTGCCGGAGAACAATGTTGTGGCGCTGCAAGGGTACGCCGATCCGGCGAATCTGCTAAATATTGCTACGCCGAACTATGTGTCAAGCCTGGTAGACACGGTGTGGACGACGCAGCTCCTGCCGGGCGTGGTGGATTTTGCCGACGAGGATTTTCACTGGGCCGTCAGCGATACCAACGGAACCAGCCACGTGTGGCACGTGGATGCGCCGCAGGGGCAATGGCAGGCGACCGGCGACGGTCTTCCCAGCGCGATCCGGGTGGCCGTGGTGCGCTTGAGCGGCGTGAGCATGCTTGTGCTGGGGATGAGCGACAGCGGACAGGGAAGCGGCGGATTAATACTTTCGGCTTCGCCGGGAAACACGCCGTGGGGAGCACCGGTCAGCGCGCCGGGCATCGGCGGCAATTTCATTACGGCGCTGGGAGTGGATCCGCAGGGCAAACTGTGGGCGGGCGGCTCCGGATCGACATCGGGCGTCTATGTGCGGCACGGCGACACGTGGACGAACTTCGACCGCAGCACAGGCTATCAGCATCCGTTTTTCTATGCTCATCCCACCAGCTTTGCCTTTGATGATTTCGGCGGCACGTGGGCGGGATCGACGGGCAATGGCGTTGCGTGGTTTCACTCGGACAGCATCACTTACTTCAACAATTTCGACTGGGACACGGCGGGATTTGCGAATGTGGGCGGCACACTGGTTCCGCGGCTGAACGGCCTCAACGACAGTCCCACGCAGGGCAAGTATTACGTCGAGACCTACGTGGCGCGGGACGCCGGCGGCAATGTATTTATCTCCAACCTCGAGACAAAGACCGGTTACTCGGTGATGGCGGCGTCCAGAGGCTGGATGGCGCACGGCAATAATCCTGCGCCGTGGCCTTACTTCCTGCCTCACGGGGTATCGCTGCAGGCGACCACGTATTACTACGCCGTCGGCAGAATGCTCGCGGATCCTTACGACAGGTTGTGGATCGGCTCGGGCCGTAATGGCGGATACACGTTTGTGCTGGACACGCGCGGCACGCTAGCGGATACGACCGATGACCAGTGGAGCGCCTTCACGCCCAACGAACGGCGGGACAACGTCACCTGCTTCGATCCGATCGACAAGGAAGTTCTCGACTGGACCGTGGACCACCAGGGGTATATGTGGGCAGGCAGCATCTCGGGCGCGTATTACACGCAGGGCGGCGTGCCCGGCGACCCGACGCTGACGCATTTTATTTGCGTGGCGGATCTGCCGGTGGGACACCGTGTCAATGCCATCCACGTGGACGCGCAGGACAATAAGTGGTTCGGCACGGATAACGGCGTGGCGGTGCTGGATAAGAATTTCAACTGGATCTACGTCTTCCAGACGGCGAACAGCGTCGATCATCCGTCAGGCCTGGTCTCGAACAATGTGCTGGCGATCACATCCAATCCGGAGACGGGGGAGATCTGGATCGGAACGGCAGATGGATTGTCGCGGTTTACATCGGCGTTTGTCTCGTCGGGCAGCGGTGATCTCGGATCGCTCTGGCCATATCCGAATCCGTTCCACGCCGACGGTTCGCAACATATGCGGGTGGATCCCGTACGGCTGGGTGGGCGCTTTGACGAGTTTCGCGTTCTGACCATGTCGGGACGGCTGGTACGCAAACTGGATTGGGCCGCTATGACCGATCCGGGCAGCACCGGCGGCTGGGACGGACGGAACGACGGCGGTGAGTTTGTGGCCGGTGGAATCTACCTGCTGGTGGCCTCCTCCAACGATGGAAAGTCCGCCGTGGGCAAAATTGCTGTTCTGGGAAGATAGGGAGATGCTTCGCCAACTTGTCATTCGGGACTACCTTCTCGTGCGGCGCGCCACGCTGGACTTCTCCGACGGTCTGACGGTGCTGACCGGCGAGACCGGCGCGGGTAAGAGCATGGTGCTGGGCGCGCTGGATGTGCTGCTGGGTGAACGGGTGCCGAAAGACGCCGTAGCGGCCGGAGCCGAGCGCGCCGTCATTGAAGGCACGTTCGTGCTCGAACGGCCCGAACTGCTCAGCGGCGTGATCTCGAAGGATGATTACGATCTGGACGGCGAATTGCTGCTGCGGCGCGAGATTCCCCGGCAGGGCAGAGTGCGTTCGTGGCTGAATGATCACCCGCTTCCGCAGGATGCGCTGGCAAGATTGCGCGACGCGCTGTGCGACTTCCACGGACAGCGGGAACACCAGTCACTGTTCAAGCCCGCATTGCAGCTCGAGTTTCTCGATGATTTCGGCGACAACAAGGCCCATGTTCAAAACATGGCGCGATTGTTTGCGTTGCGGTCCCAGCAGAAGCGTGAACTGGTGGCCGCGCAGGCGGCGCTCAGCGCGCACCGCAAGGACCGGGCGCTGCTGGAATATCAGCTTGAAGAGATCGAGCGGCTGGGGCTAAAGGCCGGCGAAGAGGAGCAGGTGGAAGCGCGGCTGGCCAAACTTGAAGGCGCGGAGAAGTTGTCCGCGGAAGCTTCGCGGCTGCTTGGTATACTTTCCGAATCCGAACCGTCGGTGGTCGGGTTGGCGGGAATGGCAAAGATGGTTGCAGCGGGGATTGTCAAGACGGATCGCGATCTGGCACAAGTGGCGGACGAACTCTCCGAGATTACTTCGCGTTTGAAAGACATCGCCGGGGACGTGCGGCACTATCTCGACACTCTCAATTTCGATGACGCCGAACTGACGCGGCTGCGCGAGCGGCGCTCGGTCTTGTGGGAACTGCGACGCAAGCACGGCATGAATCTGGAACAGATTCTGGCGCGGGCCGGAGAATTGAAAACTCTGCTGGAAGAAGGCGAGACCCTTGAACAGCAGTGTGACGATCTCGGGGCGGCGCTAAAAAAGCTGGACACGGAGCTGGTGGCCTCGGCGCAGGAACTGTCGAGGCGGCGGCACGCAGCGGCGGGAGAATTTGCGCAGCGCGTGGTAACGGCCCTGAGGCCGCTGGGATTTCCCGAGCCGCAATTCCTCGTTCCGGTGCAGACGCTGCCCGAGCCGTTTGATCCCGAGCAGATCGGTTCGAGCGGCGCGGACAAGGTGGAGTATCAGTTTTCCGCCAATCCGGGCAGCAAGCCTTCTCCCATCGGCGCGGTGGCCTCGGGCGGAGAATCGTCCCGCGTCACGCTGGCGATCAAGACCGTGCTTTCGGAGAAGGCCGAGTATCCGATGATGGTCTACGACGAAATCGACCTTGGTATTTCGGGTCGCGTCGCCGATCAGGTTGGTAAGGCACTGGCGCATCTGTCGCGCCGCCATCAGGTGCTGGTGATCACGCACCTCCCGCAAATTGCATCACGCGCGGACCAGCATCTGGCGATCCGCAAATCATCTCACGGTGACACAACAGAGACGACGGCCCGCTTCCTGTCGGATGACGAGCGGATTCAGGCCATCGCCGCGCTCATCGCCGGGGCAAAGATCACCGATCAATCCCTCGCTTCGGCCAGCGAACTGCTGCGCCAGAGCGGCAAACTCAAAAGCCTTTCCTCTTAATTTGGATAAATTGGTAATTCAGGGCGGCCAACCGCTCGAAGGCGAAATCCGCATTTCCGGCTCGAAGAATGCCACGCTGCCGCTTCTTGCCGCGACGCTGCTTGCCCCGGGCAAGTACCGCTTTACAAATGTGCCGCGTCTGGCGGACGTGCGTACCATGTCCCATCTGTTGCGCATTCTGGGCGCGCAAGTGGATGAAAAAGAGCATGAGCTGGTGATTGACACCGCGTACGCTCGCTACAACGAAGCTCCCTACGAGCTGGTGAAGACCATGCGTGCGAGCTTTTATGTGCTCGGCCCATTGGTGGCGCGGCACAAGGAAGCCCGGGTATCGATGCCCGGCGGCTGCGCGTGGGGGCCGCGCCCGGTGGATCTGCACATCAAAGGGCTTGAGGCGCTCGGCGCAATCACAGACCTTGAGGAAGGCTTTGTGGTGGCGCGCGCGGAAAAGCTGCGCGGCGCAACCTTTGAGTTTCCGATTTCCAGCGTCGGCGCAACGGGGAATGTGCTGATGGCGTCCGTGCTGGCTTCAGGCCGGACCGTGCTGAAGAACTGTGCCGTGGAACCGGAGATCTCGCAGCTTGCCAAGTTTCTGACGCGGATGGGCGCGGACATCGACGGCATCGGCACGCGGGAGATGGTGATCAAGGGCGTCACGGAACTGCATCCGGTGGATGCGGAGATGATTCCCGACCGCATCGAGACCGGAACCTATCTGTGCGCCGTGGGCATGGCCGGTGGCCGGGTGAAACTCGATCACTGCGAGCCGCGCCACGTGGAGTGTCCGCTCGAGCGCGCAAAGGATATGGGGCTGCATATCGAATCCGACGGGGATTCGGTGACGGTGGAACGGCGCTCTTCCAAACTGATTCCGATTGATCTAACCACGGAGCCTTATCCGGGATTTCCGACGGATTTGCAGGCGCCGTTCATGGCGATGGCCAGCCTGGCCGACGGCACGAGCCGTATCACCGATACGGTGTATCGCGACCGTTTTACCCATGTGGCCGAGCTTGCCCGGCTCGGCGCGAAGATCTCCATGCAGGAAAACACGGCCGAGATCAGCGGCATCGCGGAACTGAAAGGCGCTCCGGTGATGTCGACGGATCTGCGCGCGTCGGTGTGCCTTGTGCTGGCCGGTCTTGCGGCGCGCGGCACCACCGAAGTCAAACGCATCTACCACCTCGACCGCGGCTATGAGAAGATCGAAGAGAAGCTGTCAAAGGTCGGCGCGCGAATTTCGCGCGAGGAAGGCGAGTTGTGAGCGCGGGCTTTGTCCATCTTCATAATCATTCCGAATACAGTCTGTTAGATGGCGCGTGCAAGGTGGGTGAGCTGATTCAGCGCACCAAGGAACTTGGCATGAACGCGCTGGCCCTGACGGACCACGGCGCGCTGTTCGGCGCGATGGAATTCTATTTTGCCGCGAAGAAGGCCGACGTCAAGCCGATCATCGGCTGCGAAACGTACATCTGCTCCAACCGCAAGGACCGGGGATCGCCCGGCGGACGATGGGGCGATTATGCCAACCATCTGCTGCTGCTGGCGAAGAACGAGACCGGTTACCGCAATCTCGTCAAGCTTTCGTCCATCGGTTACACCGAAGGGTTTTATTACCGTCCGCGGATCGACCACGAGATGCTGGCGAAATATTCCGAGGGATTGATCGCCACGTCGGGCTGCCTGGCGGCGGAGATTCCCACACTGCTGCTGAACGAGGACGAAGAGGGGGCGTGGAAGAAGGCCGGATGGTACCGCGAGGTTTTCGGCGACGATTTTTATATCGAGTTGCAGTGGCACAATCTGGAGGAGGACCGCAAGGTCTTCTCCAAGTTGCAATCGCTGTCGAAGAAGCTGGGCTCGCGGCTGGTCGGCACCAACGACACGCATTACCTGAAGCGCGAACACGCCGAAGCGCACGACATGCTGCTATGCATCGGCACCGGCGCCAACGTTGCGGATCAGAACCGGTTGCGGTTCGACACGCAGGAGTTTTATCTCAAGACTCCCGACGAGATGCGCGAGCTGTTCCGCGACTGCGACGAGGCCGTGGCAAGCACGGTGGAGATCGCCGACAAGTGCGACATCAAGCTGGACTTTTCCAAGCGCCATTTGCC
The sequence above is a segment of the bacterium genome. Coding sequences within it:
- the murA gene encoding UDP-N-acetylglucosamine 1-carboxyvinyltransferase, encoding MDKLVIQGGQPLEGEIRISGSKNATLPLLAATLLAPGKYRFTNVPRLADVRTMSHLLRILGAQVDEKEHELVIDTAYARYNEAPYELVKTMRASFYVLGPLVARHKEARVSMPGGCAWGPRPVDLHIKGLEALGAITDLEEGFVVARAEKLRGATFEFPISSVGATGNVLMASVLASGRTVLKNCAVEPEISQLAKFLTRMGADIDGIGTREMVIKGVTELHPVDAEMIPDRIETGTYLCAVGMAGGRVKLDHCEPRHVECPLERAKDMGLHIESDGDSVTVERRSSKLIPIDLTTEPYPGFPTDLQAPFMAMASLADGTSRITDTVYRDRFTHVAELARLGAKISMQENTAEISGIAELKGAPVMSTDLRASVCLVLAGLAARGTTEVKRIYHLDRGYEKIEEKLSKVGARISREEGEL